CTGGCGGCGCTGATAGTGCGCAACGCCGTCGCCATGCGCGTTGATAAGATAAGCGCTGGTGGGACGATCGCTGGTAAGAAACTGCCACTGGCCGCTGTCGTCGCGGTAGTGCCACTCCAGCCACAGCGGCTGATGCACCGTCACGCGCAGTTTATCGCTGCTGATAACAAGGCGCTCCGGCGTTTCGTCGAGCGTAAAGCCCGGCAGGCTGAAGCCGTCGAGACTGTCGCGCGGGCGGCCTTCCCACGGCGGGTCGTCGCCTGGCGCGATACTCCAGGTACGGTTGAGCGCATACGCGCCGCGGCGTTTCACCGCCACGCGGAACAGGCCCGGCTCCAGCACCCACAGGCAGAGCGTGTGGACGTCATCGACGGTCAGCTTGACGTGGTGGTCGTCAGAATGGGTGAATCTCCAGCGTTTGAGGGTTTTCATAAGCATCTCCCTATGAAGCGCGCTTGTTGCGGCGCTCGGCAATAAAGGCAACCAGGAACACAGCGCCAATCAGGTCAAAGAACCCCATGGCGACAAACAGCGGGTTGAAGCCGATTTTGTCGGCGGTCACCCCGATAATCAGTGAGAACAGGAAGCTCGCAATCCAGGCGCAGGAGCCGCGCATCCCGTTCACGGTGGCCATCTGGCCGCGATCGAACGATTCCACCACCAGCGCGCTCAGCATGCAGGAGATAATCTGATGCCCGAAGCCGCCGATGGAGATAAGAATGATGGTGATGTACGGGTCTTTGGTGAGCGTGACAATCGCCAGCGACACCATGAGGAACGCGCCGGTCACCGAGCTTGCCACCACAGAGTTGATCTGCGTGCAGCCGAAGACGCGCACATACAGCTTCGTGAGATAGCCGCTCGCGACAGAGCCTAAATCGGCGGCGAGAAACGGCAGCCAGGCGAACATGGCAATCTGCTTGAGATCCATGCCGTGCTCTTTGGCCAGATACAGCGGCACCCAGAAGCTCATCACCGCCCAGGCGGGCTCGGCCATAAACGCCGGGATCGCGATGCCGTAAAAGCGTTTGTTTTTGGCGACGGTTTTCAGCGCGGTCAAGAAGGGCAGGCGCACCGGCGGCGGCTCGTTATCCTGGCGAATGAACGCCAGCTCTTCCTGGCTCAGGCGCGGGTGCTTTTCCGGATTGTGGTAAAAGAGCCACCACAGCGCGACCCAGACCAGGGCCAGCACGCCGGTAAAGAGAAACGCGCCCTGCCAGCCGAAGGAGATATGCGCGAAGTAAATAATCGGCGGCGCCAGCATGGCGCCGATGGAGAACCCGACGCCCGCCCAGCCTGCGGCGACCGGGCGCTCTTTTTTCGGGAACCATTCGCCGAGCGTTTTGGCGTTGGCGGGCGTTGCCGCCGCTTCCGCCGCGCCCATAAAGAAGCGCAGGATAGCCAGATGCAGCCAGCTGCCGGCCCCGGCGTGGAAAATACACATCAGCGCCCAGATGGAGGCGCAAATCAGAAAGCCGAGCTTTAAGCCAATCACGTCAATCAGCCAGCCGCACAGCGGTTGAAACAGGGTGTAGGCGAGCTGGAACGCGCCCACGATATAAGAGTATTGCTCGGTGGTGATGCCCAAGCTCTCTTTCAGCTCCGGCGCAAGAATGCCAAGGGAGTTACGGGTGATGTAGTTGACGGTCACGCCCATCAAAAACAGCACCAGCACCCACCAGCGCAGATGGCGGATGGCGCGGCGGGTGCGGGTTTTCACCGCGCCGACATCCTGATTAATGCTCTGACTCATTTGTTCTTCTCCACGGTTAGCCTGACGGGTATAACAACTCGCATTCCGGGCGCGCCGGAAACCACAGCAGAGACCGCTATTTATTTGAATTAACATGTTTTTTGTAGGGTTTGTCGCACGCGTTTTTGATGAAAGTTGTACGACAACCTGAGAGTAGAGCAGCGACTGGAATGGTAGTAGCCTCTTTTATGCAAAGATTTTCACCAACTACCGGGAGTGTGTTAAAAGAAGCCCTGCTGAAAGGGATATATCGTAAAAAATACGCGTGAAAAATTTTTCATTTCACAACCGGAGATGGATCACAAAATGAGTAAAAAGCTCCAGGTCGCCCGGATCGCCGAACAAACGGGACTGTCGCTTAGCACCGTTTCCCGCGTGCTGGCGGGCAAAGCCA
This DNA window, taken from Cronobacter universalis NCTC 9529, encodes the following:
- a CDS encoding MFS transporter — translated: MSQSINQDVGAVKTRTRRAIRHLRWWVLVLFLMGVTVNYITRNSLGILAPELKESLGITTEQYSYIVGAFQLAYTLFQPLCGWLIDVIGLKLGFLICASIWALMCIFHAGAGSWLHLAILRFFMGAAEAAATPANAKTLGEWFPKKERPVAAGWAGVGFSIGAMLAPPIIYFAHISFGWQGAFLFTGVLALVWVALWWLFYHNPEKHPRLSQEELAFIRQDNEPPPVRLPFLTALKTVAKNKRFYGIAIPAFMAEPAWAVMSFWVPLYLAKEHGMDLKQIAMFAWLPFLAADLGSVASGYLTKLYVRVFGCTQINSVVASSVTGAFLMVSLAIVTLTKDPYITIILISIGGFGHQIISCMLSALVVESFDRGQMATVNGMRGSCAWIASFLFSLIIGVTADKIGFNPLFVAMGFFDLIGAVFLVAFIAERRNKRAS